The nucleotide window GATTGCCACTCGAGGCGGACGACCATCGGGACCCAAGACCGTGGGACCGTATTCCGCGATTTCCGAGGCACGCGGCGTCTGATGATTCAAACGGTCGGCCGCCACCAGCATCGCGTCGCGAATCGATTCGGCGTTCAAACGTCGGTAGGTTCCGCGGCTGTAATATTTGTTTTCCGGATCGGCCAAGAAGGAAGCGTCATCGGCGGTGGACGAAAGACGATACGTTCGTGACGTGACGATTTGCCGAACCATCGATTTCACCGACCAGTCGTTTTCGACAAACTGAGCGGCCAGGTGATCCAGCAGTTCCGGGTGCGTGGGTGCGGTCCCCGACATGCCAAAGTTGTCAGGGTCTTCCACCAGTCCACGCCCCAGCAGATGCAACCAGATTCGATTGACCATCACCCGAGCGGTCAACGGGTTTTGATCGTCGGTCATCCAGCGGGCCAATTCCAGACGACCGCTTGCATCGGAGGGCATCTGCATCGGATCGTCACACAGAACGCGGACAAGCCCACGCGGGACTTCTTGTGCCGGTTGAGTCACATCGCCACGGATGAACAATCGACCGTCGACCGGAACGTCCTTGTCTTGAACGCCCATGCAAAACGACAGCGGCTGGCCCGACTGGTCGACGGAGTTGGCTTTGGCGGTCAACGTCGCGATCTGTTGATCGATCTGACCTTGGCTGAGTAGATTTCGACGCATCTGAGCATCGCTTGACATATCGGCGGTTTGATTGCGTTGTTGACGTCGGGCTTCGGCGTAATCGATCCGCAACTGAGTCAATCGCTGGGGGATTTCTTTCAGTTCATCAGGATCCACCGATGGATCAAACGGATTGGGGTCATCGATGGGCAGCACCAACAGATCGCTTCCGCGTCGCGCCCGTCGACTGGCGATGCCGCCGAAGTAGGTTTCGGTGCTGGCGAAAATCCCCGCCAAGGCGTAGTAATCGGTTTGTGGGATCGGGTCGAACTTGTGGTCGTGGCATCGTGCGCAAGCGACCGAGACGCCAAGGATCGCACGCGTGGTGGTGTCGATTTGTTCGTCGATCAAATCGGCTTGGAACTGACGCGGGTTTTGTTCGGTCAGCGTTTTCGGGCCGATCGCCAGGAAGCCGGTTGCGATCAAATGCTCGGCCCATTGCTGATCCGATTCGGCGGGCAACAGGTCGCCGGCAATCTGTTCGCGGACGAACTGATCGTAGGGTTTGTCGTCGTTGAACGAATCGATCACATAGTCGCGATACCGCCACGCATGGGGAAACGTCATGTCGGCTTCCTTGCCGCTGGATTCCGCGTACCGTGCGACGTCCAACCAGTGCCGGCCCCAATGGCGTCCGAATTCGTCGGAATCTAACAAACGATCGGTTGCCCAGCGGATCGCACGCTGTGGGTTCTTTTCCCAAGCCGATTGAAAGCTGCGAATCTGCTGCGGGCTGGGCGGCAATCCGGTCAAGTCGAAACACAACCGGCGTAGCACGACGTTTGCTTCCGCGTCGACGGCGGGCTGCAGATCATTCGATCTCATTTTTGCGAAGACGAATTGATCGATTTCGCTGGTGGACCAATCGTCGTCGCTGACTTGCGGCGGATCGGTGGGGCTGACTGGTTGGTAGGCCCAGTGTGCTTTGCCTTGCCGGATGTCTTCGTCGGTCACACCGCTGTCGACATGTTGAATTTCTTGAACTCGTGGATCGGGGGCGCCCATCTCGATCCACTGTCGAAAGTCGTCGATCGTTTGGGCGGGCAGTCGACCGCCGGGTGG belongs to Crateriforma spongiae and includes:
- a CDS encoding PSD1 and planctomycete cytochrome C domain-containing protein; this translates as MPNRSPWARLAILASWMIGCSVAWTMTASAQEDTDANITPEQLRFFETKIRPVLVEHCYRCHSSDGNGVRGGLLVDSRRGLADGGDSGPAIVPGDLVESLLYNAITYEDFRMPPGGRLPAQTIDDFRQWIEMGAPDPRVQEIQHVDSGVTDEDIRQGKAHWAYQPVSPTDPPQVSDDDWSTSEIDQFVFAKMRSNDLQPAVDAEANVVLRRLCFDLTGLPPSPQQIRSFQSAWEKNPQRAIRWATDRLLDSDEFGRHWGRHWLDVARYAESSGKEADMTFPHAWRYRDYVIDSFNDDKPYDQFVREQIAGDLLPAESDQQWAEHLIATGFLAIGPKTLTEQNPRQFQADLIDEQIDTTTRAILGVSVACARCHDHKFDPIPQTDYYALAGIFASTETYFGGIASRRARRGSDLLVLPIDDPNPFDPSVDPDELKEIPQRLTQLRIDYAEARRQQRNQTADMSSDAQMRRNLLSQGQIDQQIATLTAKANSVDQSGQPLSFCMGVQDKDVPVDGRLFIRGDVTQPAQEVPRGLVRVLCDDPMQMPSDASGRLELARWMTDDQNPLTARVMVNRIWLHLLGRGLVEDPDNFGMSGTAPTHPELLDHLAAQFVENDWSVKSMVRQIVTSRTYRLSSTADDASFLADPENKYYSRGTYRRLNAESIRDAMLVAADRLNHQTPRASEIAEYGPTVLGPDGRPPRVAIRDEIVKTIQSRFNESSLGRMRDAMRRRRGNSQQGQPSPPPVDPSAPADVRSNDRSVYLPIARGSVPRSLDVFDFADTNMLIGKRDSSNTAQQALFLLNNDLVIRCSDDFARRLIRENDRPADLIRDAYLIAYAREATADEIAQAVRFLRTAASTKKEESFASTGSFGRPGMNRASRFSGRRFPQQRNSRSDVNVEAVRQFCHSLLASAEFRYLD